The DNA sequence CAAGATAAAATGTTGCCTTAACATATACTGAGGGGTGACATCTGTTTCTGTGTCATTTCGTTCTTAAAAAAAGAGAGTAGAGAGTAAAGAAAGTATGCCTTGGCCCCAGTCACTGTATAACAATGTAGTAGAAATATAtccaaatataaaaaacaaacaaacaaaaacgtcCTGGAgtgacatatatttttgtttttatttccaagCTTCAGGTCCACTGCTCTAAGTGTGATTTACATTTTTGCCTCCTTAAACTAAAACTGACTTAAAAATACAAACTTGTAAATACGAACATTTAAATTTCCGTTTAGCACAGCAACCCCATGAGTATGTGAGCTTTACTGTGCGGCGTTACAAGGCACAACGTGTCGAGTTTGCAACATGGGGTTGGATCTGCTTTACAGGGTTCAGCAGGTGAAGGAACAGCATGCGGTGAATAAATGGCTGAGACCAAAGATGTTAGGGAACAAAAGATTCCCTCAGTTATTGCAACAACAAACTCTCTGTTGCTAATGTTAGCGTCGCGGTGTGTCACACTCTGAAGAGCACATTTGGCACAGCGTTCATACATAACATGTACAGGAATCATCTCATCCCATTTGGCTGTCGGGACAACAAGCCCATTAGAAGTAAATTTCGTTTCGAATTACACTTCATAATCTTGACAGGTGGCTGGGAGCCACTTGGCGCCCGCTTCTGCTGATAAATGGATCAATTACTCAAGAAAAATATCACCCATAAGCAGTTTGATCCGCGAGGAAGTGTTTCCGTTATAGAACAGAAACTCAAAGCTTGCAGCTTTAAATCCTCTATAAACACTGTCCTCTTCACAGATTTCTTCCTTCACCGTGAGCCCAAACTATGAAatcatcttcttctcctccaaagTCTATGAACCTGTCAACATTCTGGATTTCCTGGACAACAAAGTGCAGCTAAACACTGTGAAACAGACGAtagaaaacttcaaaataaagggTGCGTGAAGACCATGGGTGTGTGGGAGTGGGCCGCTGCTTCGCTAATGTGGTTTTTGTCTAACAGAAAAAAACTACGGGACAAACCTGAACCTCGCTTTCAAAACCTTCCTGGAGAAAATGGGCTTCATAAAACAACGAGTAGGAGAGGAACGTTTTAAGGAGCATCGGCATGTTCTGATCCTTTTTACAGATGGTAACTGTCTGAAAGCACCTTTCACACATACAAGTACATATTCAACTTATCATTTATATTTGTTCATCTATTACAGGGGCCTATAACATGGGCGGAACTCCTGCACCGACCGTTCAAAGGATCAAGGAGATGGTCTACATGAACCCCACTGGAGCAGCAGATGTTCCATCCAGGGAGGAATATTTGGGTGCGTAACCTCATGTTGTAAACTCTGTTCACAAATACCATTGTCAGTGCAGAGGGGCAGGACAGTTATGAAGTGGTGGACTTCATGTTTTCTTCCCATATTTGCTTGAGTTTCCTCTTGTACCCAGCCACAGTCTGAAAACATAGAGTGTCTGTTTATGATGTAGCAGCAGTTCCATCTCCCATGGCTAAAGAGAGAAGGACAGAAGCAAAAAACAATGTAACTTGTGAATAGATGATAAAATATTAATGTAAATAATTAGTCAATAATAATATGAGCCATATGAATCagtaattattaaatatattatacaTTGATTAATTactaaatatattattattaaatacatCCACATATTTTGTCAATCTCATAATGGTTTTAATTTGACCTCAGACCTGAGGGCCACACAAATACTGGCTgagggccatatgtggcccccgggccgcactttttACACGTTTTACAGGAAGtaggaaaacaacaaataagCGCTATAGTCGTGTGAACATCGTGAGTTATTAAATCATTTGTTTAAACAGCACTGTTATGTTAAAAGAGCAATTTTGTTTGCATGTTTACCACTTTaaatggttaaaatttcattattaaacaacattttaaataaatttaaaaaataataaataccttttttttaagttcaaaaCTAAAGGGGCAGATATGGAATTTACAAATCTCTAAACCCCGCTTTTGGCCTGGTAAGAGAGAAATAGAGGTGGAAAACACACTGAATTTGCTTCCAATCActtgttctttttattgcaGATATTTACATGTTTGCCGTCGGCACGAACATCTTGGACCGCAACCTGATCCCACTCACAGTGGGCGTTGGCAACAAGCACTACTACAAACTGAAGGATGTAAAGAATTTGCAGGCGATGTTTGATGAGATCATCGGTGAGTGATGGATGACGGTGCCTGCTCACACCTTTTCCTGTTCGATAACTGCAGATCCAGCTTCCTATCTCTGTCACCAGAGCGGAATGAAAGGCTGTAACTGAAGCCTCAGGTGTGCTGGACACGAAAACTGGGGGAGGATGTGTTTCTCTTGTTTCCTTAAGCTGGTGTGAGGGGAAGTTAAGAGCCTGCTCACAACCCAAAcacacttgaataaaaaaaaaaaaaaaaaaaaaaattatatatatatatatatatatatatatatatatatatatattcttaagCCTGGGACTGTGATACTTTTCATAAGGCCATGAAAAAAACTACctgtaacaaaaataaagaataaagacCAATGTATCTTCTCATTTTCAACAAGCCGCATTTGATAAAAATGAACATTAACTACAAATACAAAAGGGAATGTCTGTCTATTTTTTCATGCAGATGAATCAGAAGTCAAAGATCTGTGTGGTCTCCACCGAAGCTATGAAACACCAGACATTGACAGCAAGAGGAAAATGTACCCGTGGCTCGCCTTCGTTTACATCCAGGTGCTTTGCTCTCACCGTCATGCGTGATGTGTAGCGTAACAAGATGTGATGAATGAAGGTTTTCCGTTGGTCATTTCAGAGGGAAGGTTCGTCGAGGAAGTGTCTGGGCTCTCTGGTCACTCCGGAGTTTGTTCTGACCGCCGCTCACTGCTTTGTGTTTGGGGATGGAGCTGAGCATGTCACTGTTGAGATTGAGGATGGGGATGATAAGAGTAAGACCCCGACGTTGTTCACATTTTCAGATTCTACTGATCATGAAATTAAAAATTTAAAACATGTGAAATTGAGTATAGGTTTTATAGCTAGTCAAtcggtgaggccgttaaatatatcgcgactaggggacggagaatttccgccattgctaTGTGTCCTCATTTGAGCTATGTtttgggtagtaacagcaacactgcccccaatgGTTTCTGCTGGTACTGCTCTGTTGGGTACGTagctgtaagctttgtggaaacgtgcagaaatatgaacaaaatgaaCGCAGGGCGCGAGCAAAAAGCTCCATCCGTATCCAGATCTTTAATCATGGATCTTTTGGTTATGACACTGCTGGTGCTCTAAATAATGTTCTTCAAATGcgattcattatttttcactGTAATAAATTCACCCTGAATCCCTTTGAGTCCCAActcaaaaaaaaatccctcatcTGAGGTGTGTCGAACTGTTCCAAAAAAAGAGGATAAACTACGTTGTAAAAGATTTTACGGAAATGTGTCGACTGTTTGTCAGTTTAACAGCGACAACTGTGTCCTATTACAGTCAAATCAGTGAAGCAGTTCTACATACACCCCAACTACAAGGTGAATGCGAAGGTGGCAGAGGGTGTGGCGGAGTTCTATGACTACGACATAGCTCTGATCCAGCTGGAAGACTACGTACGGATCTCTCCTGCCGTCAGGTAAAACTCATAAGACCTTCTCTCAGCAGATAAAGAAATAGATGATCCGGTTTTGTTCCTTCTCCAGAACCATTTGTATCCCCTGCACTCAGGAGACCAGTGACGCTCTGCATCTGGTCGGGAAGTCGACCTGCAAGCAACAAGGTAGCAGCCTAAACCTCAAGGGATTTGAAATCATATCTGAATTAACCTCACATTTCCTCTTGCAGAGGAACGACTCTTACAGAATAAGCACGAACGTCTCTCTTTCCTGACAAGGACGGAGAATTTGGTGGATCCGAAAGATGTCCATGCCAAGCTCTTGGATGAAGTGagttcatccatcacaagtgATGCTAGTGTTTCAAACTGTCTTCCTCCAGAGACCGGCCTGCATCAGACATGCGCTGCACGCAAAGGGGATCACCACCAAAGACCCTGAGGTGGCTGTCACCGATAACTTCCTGTGCACGGGCGGGTTTAACCCAAACAGGGATCACATCGCCTGCAAAGGTATTGTTCTGCATTTTTGTTTGCGTCAAACCAATAACTTTTTGCACTAAAATGGAGGGAAATAAACGCAGAAATGTGACAAACTGGCTTCTCCTTTTGCCTGCGGTAAACCtctggttgtgtgtgtgacaggtgACTCCGGAGGAGCGGTGTTTAGGAGCACAGAGCATCGCACCATACAGGTCACTCCTTATTTATAACATgcattttcattgtgtttccaCTCGCACAAGCCTGACACATGCCTCATCCATGCTCACAGATCGGAGTGGTCAGCTGGGGGACCACAGAGATATGTGAGGGCGGCGGTTTGGTTGACTCGCAAGAGAACTCCAGAGATTTCCACATTAATCTGTTCAAAATGGTGCCTTTCCTAAAGAAGATCATAGGAAACAGCACGCAGGATGATTACACACCGCTGACCTTCCTCGCGGAGTAACAGCACCTACAGAGATATTTTGGGTGTCGGGGTATGATCATTTACAGGTTAAAAATAGATCACATTTGGTGTTAACATTTCAACTAACATGCTGTCTGTTAATTGAAATTATATCTGGTGAATATTTTTTCCACTTTGTGTTGTTGACATCCGCCTGAAGCCGAGAGCAATGTTTTTAGCGATGATCGTTGCTCTGCTCTTGGCAGGAAAATGATGAATTTGTCGTCGTGCTTCATTTCTTTTCCACTGGAGTTGATGCAGTCTAATGGAATAGGAAGTCTTTGGTTCTGCTTTCATCGCATTGCTTgttaaaaatccacatattgattttaaaaagagCCACAGAAGAGGATGACTTTGTCAACGAGTGCACCTTTTCAtcatattaaagaaaaaaaatgactggatGTGAAACCTATCATTGACTTTTTGATGTCCTTTTATGGAGTATAAAATTGATGAATTAATATGTATGGAAAATGAGTCTTTTCACTTCGCCAGAAGGTTAGACGCAGTAAGCTGGAATACATTTCCGTGAGTGACCCAAGTGGTGAgatgaagttacaggatgcagagataaagaaggtggggggtttgaagtactaAGGCTCAACTGTctagggccatggagagtgtgagaaagaggtgaagaagcgggtgcaggcaggatggaatcagtGGAGAAAagagtcaggtgtgatgtgtgacaaaagggtgtcagcaaggatgaaagggaaagtgtccaaaagggtggtgaggccagcaatgttgtatggtctggaaacagtggcactgaggaaaagacaggaggcagagctggaggtagcagagatgaagatgctgagcttctctctgggagtgagcaggatggataggctcaggaagcagtagatcagagggacagcataTGTGCTCAGATGTttaggctagatggagatggtttggacatgtacagaggagagagagccaacacattggtaggaagatgttgaggttggaactgccaggcagaagctggagaggaaggccaaagaggagattgatggaggtggtgaaggaggacatgaggtttgtaggtttgagagaagaggaagcagaggacagggtgagatggaggaggatgatccgctgtggccacccctgaagggagccCAAAGAGTAAGAAGAAGACTTTGCCAGAAAAGTCTGAATAAACAGATTGAGAGACAAAGAGGAGTGAAATGGAAACGCAGAAAAACTTCTACTTAATAGTGAAATTCTTTTGAaaggtacatttttttattcataaattaatgcttaacatacagtatatcaaTTCTCCACCCATAAATGGGTCGCATATTTTCTCCCaattacattatttaaaaaaaaaacggctcAACTCCAAAGTAAGGTTT is a window from the Synchiropus splendidus isolate RoL2022-P1 chromosome 17, RoL_Sspl_1.0, whole genome shotgun sequence genome containing:
- the LOC128747993 gene encoding complement factor B-like, coding for MASTVYMFCVAALLSLFMGGGVWCDCPSENIGITGGNYTLSKGLVIDSQLVYHCPEGYYPYPEMIRTCQWDNTWTPPFKKSKPQTCRLVECPDPTVLVNGLVLPSQEKYFVGNVTTFECYSGFPLRGSPKRTCLPNGKWSGSTTICSKTTGHRCPDPGVPPGATRSGNSLDTHSNVTYACNAGLLLVGSSKRTCLENGQWTGIEPACYSKFAYDTTLEVTLAFGKSIINTLTTLEPDETQAGRTIRISKDGILNIYIGMDISASISPEEFERSRNAVSALITKISSFTVSPNYEIIFFSSKVYEPVNILDFLDNKVQLNTVKQTIENFKIKEKNYGTNLNLAFKTFLEKMGFIKQRVGEERFKEHRHVLILFTDGAYNMGGTPAPTVQRIKEMVYMNPTGAADVPSREEYLDIYMFAVGTNILDRNLIPLTVGVGNKHYYKLKDVKNLQAMFDEIIDESEVKDLCGLHRSYETPDIDSKRKMYPWLAFVYIQREGSSRKCLGSLVTPEFVLTAAHCFVFGDGAEHVTVEIEDGDDKIKSVKQFYIHPNYKVNAKVAEGVAEFYDYDIALIQLEDYVRISPAVRTICIPCTQETSDALHLVGKSTCKQQEERLLQNKHERLSFLTRTENLVDPKDVHAKLLDERPACIRHALHAKGITTKDPEVAVTDNFLCTGGFNPNRDHIACKGDSGGAVFRSTEHRTIQIGVVSWGTTEICEGGGLVDSQENSRDFHINLFKMVPFLKKIIGNSTQDDYTPLTFLAE